A single genomic interval of Lentimicrobium saccharophilum harbors:
- a CDS encoding 3'-5' exonuclease — protein MLDQVNIEKVLFLDIETVSQYPEYEMLPEEIKKLWDHKAQRIVAADQGETAGNQYERAGIYAEFGRIICISVGFIRNGKLRIKSFYGDDEALLLNDFADLLNQSFSKPDILLCAHNGKEFDFPYIARRMLINGIRLPALLDIAGRKPWEVQHLDTMELWKFGDYKSYTSLALLTMVFNIPTPKDDIDGSQVGSVYWKEKNLPRIVEYCQKDVVAVVQLLLRYKGKPLIEAADIVFT, from the coding sequence ATGCTTGACCAGGTTAACATTGAGAAGGTATTGTTTCTTGACATTGAAACAGTTTCCCAGTACCCGGAATATGAGATGCTTCCGGAAGAAATAAAGAAGCTATGGGATCACAAGGCGCAACGGATTGTCGCTGCTGATCAGGGAGAAACGGCCGGCAATCAGTACGAACGGGCCGGTATTTATGCCGAATTCGGCAGAATCATCTGCATTTCCGTTGGATTCATCAGGAATGGTAAGCTCAGGATCAAATCCTTTTACGGGGATGATGAAGCATTGTTGCTGAATGATTTTGCGGATTTATTGAATCAAAGTTTCAGTAAGCCCGATATTCTTTTATGTGCCCACAACGGTAAAGAGTTTGATTTTCCTTACATAGCCCGGCGTATGCTGATCAACGGTATCAGGCTACCCGCCCTGCTGGATATAGCCGGCCGCAAGCCCTGGGAAGTGCAGCACCTTGACACTATGGAGCTGTGGAAATTCGGAGATTATAAAAGCTATACATCCCTGGCATTACTTACAATGGTATTCAATATTCCTACGCCTAAGGATGATATTGACGGAAGCCAGGTTGGAAGTGTTTACTGGAAAGAAAAAAATCTTCCCAGGATAGTGGAATATTGTCAGAAGGATGTGGTAGCTGTTGTGCAACTTCTGCTCAGGTATAAAGGAAAGCCGCTTATAGAGGCTGCTGACATAGTTTTTACCTGA
- a CDS encoding FKBP-type peptidyl-prolyl cis-trans isomerase codes for MKTFYGAISMLLISALLSGLPASAQKAGKKNKNDKNAGEQALIMKSRQDSISYIIGRDIGKNMVTNDINVNEALLYQGLKDGLKGIDSIINEEATEKIMMAFQQEMMMKQQQKSQAAASETRTAGEAFLASNKSQPGVIALPSGLQYKVITEGEGEHPRPEDVVEVHYTGSLIDGTVFDSSIERGETIKFPLNGVIPGWTEGVQLMKPGSKYMFYIPSNLGYGDRGTGPIPGGSVLIFEVELISIEKQ; via the coding sequence ATGAAAACATTCTACGGAGCAATCTCCATGCTCCTTATTTCCGCGCTATTATCAGGTTTACCGGCATCAGCCCAGAAAGCCGGTAAAAAAAACAAAAACGACAAAAATGCCGGTGAGCAGGCGCTTATAATGAAATCAAGACAGGATTCAATCAGTTACATTATAGGCAGGGACATTGGCAAGAATATGGTGACCAATGATATCAACGTGAATGAAGCACTGCTCTATCAGGGATTGAAAGATGGGCTGAAGGGAATAGACAGTATCATCAATGAGGAGGCAACAGAAAAAATCATGATGGCTTTTCAGCAGGAAATGATGATGAAACAACAGCAAAAAAGCCAGGCTGCCGCTTCGGAGACCCGTACCGCAGGCGAGGCTTTTCTGGCCTCGAACAAAAGCCAGCCGGGCGTTATTGCCCTGCCCAGCGGCCTGCAGTATAAAGTAATTACCGAAGGTGAAGGCGAACATCCCAGGCCGGAAGATGTTGTTGAAGTGCACTACACCGGATCACTGATTGACGGAACCGTTTTCGATTCATCAATAGAACGGGGAGAAACTATAAAGTTCCCTCTGAACGGCGTTATACCCGGCTGGACCGAAGGTGTTCAGCTAATGAAACCCGGCTCAAAATACATGTTCTACATTCCGTCAAATCTTGGTTATGGCGACAGAGGAACTGGTCCTATCCCGGGAGGATCCGTGCTTATTTTTGAAGTAGAACTGATTTCCATTGAAAAACAATAA
- a CDS encoding TlpA family protein disulfide reductase yields the protein MLRIIRLLLIIFVIIPFSIASGQNPARISGMLKGEGIAGIVLNMTNPLVMASAPVSATTASDGVFAFDLQVKELTLFKLAITADNYIFLFVRPDDQVSLELNRERLGRQPVVEGSPDTRILYEMAEKSAIFEKKMDSLTRLYTASQGRPDFAEIIPSIEQEYNKLEQGKRDEMRNLLMANADSPAALLLIEKLDITADFDVYDSVANATSRKYPSFKPAADLKQKVTLERKLAAGNPAPEISLPAPDGMETKLSSLRGKVVLIDFWASWCGPCRRENPEVVRIYNRFRDNGFEVFGVSLDRDRDAWLNAIAKDGLVWTQVSDLKYWQSQAAQVYGVKSIPHTVLIDQDGKIIARRLRGKALERKLEEIFGK from the coding sequence ATGCTCAGGATAATCAGATTGCTTCTTATAATTTTTGTGATAATCCCGTTCTCAATTGCAAGCGGGCAAAATCCGGCAAGGATCAGCGGGATGCTTAAAGGGGAAGGAATTGCAGGTATTGTTTTAAATATGACCAATCCCCTTGTGATGGCATCAGCGCCTGTTTCAGCGACCACAGCTTCTGATGGGGTATTCGCTTTTGATTTGCAGGTAAAAGAGCTGACTTTGTTTAAACTTGCAATTACGGCTGACAATTACATTTTTTTATTTGTCAGGCCTGATGACCAGGTCAGTCTGGAACTGAACAGGGAGAGGCTTGGCAGGCAACCCGTGGTGGAAGGTTCCCCGGATACCAGGATTCTTTATGAGATGGCTGAAAAATCTGCCATCTTTGAAAAGAAGATGGACAGCCTTACCAGACTTTATACAGCCTCGCAGGGACGGCCGGATTTTGCGGAAATAATCCCCTCAATCGAGCAGGAATATAATAAGCTGGAGCAGGGCAAGCGCGATGAGATGCGCAATCTGTTGATGGCCAATGCTGACTCGCCTGCCGCTTTGCTGCTGATTGAGAAACTGGATATCACCGCTGATTTCGATGTTTATGACAGTGTAGCCAATGCTACTAGCAGAAAGTATCCGTCTTTTAAACCTGCTGCGGATCTGAAGCAAAAAGTCACCCTTGAGCGTAAACTGGCAGCGGGAAATCCCGCCCCTGAAATATCACTGCCAGCCCCTGATGGCATGGAAACAAAACTTTCATCCCTCAGGGGAAAGGTCGTACTGATCGATTTCTGGGCATCCTGGTGCGGTCCCTGCCGGAGGGAAAACCCGGAGGTTGTCAGAATCTATAACCGTTTCAGGGATAATGGATTTGAAGTGTTTGGTGTTTCGCTCGACCGGGACCGGGATGCATGGTTGAATGCGATTGCAAAAGACGGCCTCGTCTGGACTCAGGTGAGTGATCTGAAGTACTGGCAGAGCCAGGCCGCTCAGGTTTATGGGGTGAAATCGATCCCCCACACGGTACTGATTGACCAGGATGGAAAAATTATCGCGCGCCGCCTGCGTGGAAAAGCGCTCGAGCGCAAATTAGAAGAGATCTTCGGCAAATAA
- the dnaB gene encoding replicative DNA helicase has protein sequence MEENDKMVGDTRKKKQYKPKALSEIFEHGKVPPQATDLEEAVLGAIMLEKDALASIIDVIRPDAFYKEAHQIIFMAITRLFAKGEPIDILTVTNELKFTGELETAGGPFYIAQLTNRVASASNTEFHARIILQKFIQRELIRISSEIIHDAYEDTTDVFQLLDKAENQLFSVGETNMRRNYLDMQSLVRDAVKRIEAAKNQTGQFSGVPSGFTELDRVTAGWQPSDLIIVAARPGMGKTAFVLTMARNVAVEFKKAVAVFSLEMSSVQLVTRLISAEAQLPGDKLRKGNLENYEWEQLNAKISTLIDAPLYIDDTPSLSVFELRAKCRRLKAQHDIQMVVIDYIQLMSAGIDRSSGNREQEISTISRSLKSLAKELNIPVIALSQLNRSVEQRPNKKPLLSDLRESGAIEQDADMVVFIYRPEYYNQSVDEGGASLVGHAEISIAKHRNGALKDVPLRFISKYAKFTDPEPGDFDISGALAPNGKFENGINTLTVQSKMNDMHEDHDVPY, from the coding sequence ATGGAAGAGAACGACAAAATGGTGGGAGACACCAGAAAAAAAAAGCAATACAAACCCAAAGCGCTGAGTGAAATCTTTGAACATGGCAAGGTTCCGCCACAGGCTACAGATCTTGAAGAGGCGGTTCTTGGCGCTATTATGCTTGAAAAAGATGCCCTTGCCTCCATCATTGACGTTATCAGGCCGGATGCATTTTACAAGGAGGCGCATCAGATTATTTTCATGGCCATCACCCGGCTTTTTGCCAAAGGAGAGCCGATTGACATACTAACTGTCACCAATGAACTGAAATTTACCGGTGAGCTTGAAACTGCCGGAGGACCATTTTATATTGCCCAGCTTACAAACCGTGTAGCTTCCGCCTCAAACACTGAATTCCATGCACGCATCATTCTGCAGAAATTCATACAGCGCGAACTGATCAGGATTTCTTCCGAGATCATCCACGATGCCTATGAAGACACTACGGACGTTTTCCAGCTACTGGACAAGGCTGAGAATCAGTTGTTCAGTGTCGGAGAAACCAACATGAGACGAAATTACCTCGACATGCAATCGCTGGTGCGCGATGCCGTAAAGCGCATTGAAGCCGCCAAAAACCAGACCGGGCAATTCAGCGGAGTACCATCGGGATTCACCGAACTTGACCGGGTTACTGCCGGATGGCAGCCCTCGGATCTGATCATTGTTGCTGCCCGTCCAGGTATGGGCAAGACTGCATTTGTGCTTACCATGGCCCGCAATGTTGCAGTGGAATTCAAAAAAGCGGTAGCAGTTTTCTCCCTTGAAATGTCGTCAGTTCAGCTGGTAACCAGGCTTATCTCCGCCGAAGCGCAATTACCGGGAGATAAACTGAGAAAGGGCAATCTCGAAAACTATGAATGGGAGCAATTGAATGCCAAAATCAGCACGCTGATTGATGCACCGCTTTACATTGACGACACCCCTTCCCTGTCGGTTTTTGAACTCCGGGCGAAGTGCCGCAGGTTGAAAGCCCAGCATGATATACAAATGGTAGTCATCGACTACATACAGCTCATGTCTGCCGGCATCGACCGCAGCAGCGGGAACCGCGAGCAGGAAATCAGCACCATCTCAAGATCATTGAAGAGCCTTGCCAAAGAACTTAATATTCCGGTTATTGCACTTTCACAGCTAAACCGTTCAGTCGAACAAAGGCCCAACAAAAAGCCGCTGTTGTCCGATCTCCGTGAATCCGGAGCTATTGAGCAGGATGCGGATATGGTTGTATTTATCTACAGGCCTGAATACTACAATCAGAGTGTGGATGAGGGCGGTGCCAGCCTGGTGGGACATGCTGAAATCAGCATTGCCAAACACCGTAACGGTGCACTGAAAGATGTGCCACTGAGGTTTATCAGCAAATATGCAAAGTTTACCGACCCGGAACCCGGCGACTTCGACATCTCAGGAGCGCTTGCGCCCAACGGCAAATTCGAAAATGGCATCAACACGCTGACCGTTCAATCCAAAATGAATGATATGCATGAAGACCATGATGTTCCATATTAA
- a CDS encoding asparagine synthetase B translates to MRKALFSITMMLFLSLTVQAAYLLLPMDNTQKNHLKAYGIAYWTLQQDVEVSWLLNYRGGSFMFRHHPLLESECLIRGVTFQVIADVQADAILAEISDPAVNMDEMRLQKAPKIAVYTPKNKLPWDDAVTLALTYAEIPYDIVYDDEVIGGVLPLYDWLHLHHEDFTGQYGKFWAAYRNAPWYQEDVSKTEAAAARLGFSKVSHLKRAVAHKIREFTAGGGYLFAMCSAPDSYDVTLAAENLDICDVMFDGDPADPHANDHLEYHNCFAFTDFSLVMNPYEYEISNIDVTTTRKVTLANDFFTLFDFSAKWDPVPSMLTQNHERVIKGFMGQTTAFNKNFVKPNVILMGENKAANEARYIHGTYGKGTWTFYGGHDPEDYQHLVGDPPTDLNMYPNSPGYRLILNNVLFPAAKKKKQKT, encoded by the coding sequence ATGAGAAAAGCTTTATTTTCGATTACCATGATGCTGTTCCTGAGTCTGACTGTTCAGGCAGCTTACCTGCTGCTCCCGATGGACAATACTCAGAAAAACCATCTGAAAGCATACGGCATTGCTTACTGGACGCTGCAGCAGGATGTTGAAGTCAGCTGGCTGCTGAATTACAGAGGGGGCAGTTTTATGTTCCGGCATCATCCACTACTGGAATCAGAATGCCTGATAAGGGGGGTAACTTTTCAGGTAATCGCGGATGTGCAGGCTGATGCTATTCTGGCTGAAATCAGCGACCCTGCTGTTAATATGGATGAGATGCGACTTCAGAAAGCGCCTAAAATTGCCGTTTACACTCCAAAAAATAAACTTCCCTGGGACGACGCCGTTACCCTTGCGCTGACCTATGCCGAGATTCCGTACGATATTGTTTACGACGACGAAGTGATTGGCGGGGTATTGCCGTTATACGACTGGCTTCACCTGCATCACGAAGATTTCACCGGACAGTATGGAAAATTCTGGGCCGCTTACCGTAACGCACCCTGGTATCAGGAAGATGTCAGCAAAACAGAAGCTGCCGCAGCCAGGCTTGGATTCAGCAAGGTATCACATCTTAAGAGGGCCGTAGCCCATAAAATCAGGGAGTTTACCGCGGGCGGAGGTTATTTGTTCGCGATGTGCTCCGCCCCTGACAGTTACGACGTAACCCTGGCAGCCGAGAATCTTGACATCTGTGATGTAATGTTTGATGGCGATCCCGCCGATCCGCACGCGAATGATCATCTTGAATATCATAACTGCTTCGCATTCACCGATTTCAGCCTGGTAATGAATCCCTATGAATATGAAATTTCCAACATCGATGTAACGACAACAAGAAAAGTCACCCTGGCCAACGATTTCTTTACTTTATTTGATTTCTCGGCAAAATGGGATCCCGTCCCGTCGATGCTTACCCAGAATCACGAAAGGGTGATTAAAGGATTTATGGGACAAACCACGGCATTCAACAAGAATTTCGTCAAGCCTAATGTCATTTTAATGGGAGAAAACAAGGCGGCCAATGAAGCCAGATATATTCACGGGACTTATGGCAAAGGGACCTGGACTTTCTACGGCGGACACGACCCTGAAGATTATCAGCATCTGGTGGGCGATCCACCCACTGATCTTAACATGTACCCCAATTCGCCCGGGTACCGCCTGATACTGAACAATGTATTATTCCCGGCAGCAAAAAAGAAAAAACAAAAGACCTGA
- a CDS encoding TonB-dependent receptor: protein MQKIILLSLLLFMLQECSLYAQQKYSVSGYVREKNSRELLPGVNIYIPEIRNGTVTNNYGFYSVTLPAGKYLISYSYVGYKYESREVNLNSNLMIDVELDPSLNLSEVIITAEKAERVSESNRISMITLPVQQIRDIPALLGEKDVFKALQLMPGVQKGSEGSSGLYVRGGGPDQNLIILDDAPVYNASHLFGFFSIFNGDALKSVELTKGGFPARYGGRLSSVVEMTMKDGNKQKFSGEAGIGLISSRLVLEGPLKKDTSSFLISARRTYLDVIIKPFVPSESQGGYYFYDLNAKLNYDFGPRNKLYLSGYFGRDKFQFVDRYSYDNNSYKNKGGLYWQNATGTLRWNHLFTERIFANTSLIFSRYNLTIFNEEKDNSGTYTLDYNSGIRDIAFRHDLEYHLSTSYRLRAGLQSTTHLFTPSAIVEKNSQTLLDYKQKTKYNSLESGVYLENHFNINNRFQANAGIRLSHFIADGKHYFSPEPRLSANFLIKEGFSVKTAFAEMNQYIHLLSNTGIGLPTDLWVPSTDRVKPQNSRQISGGLAKDMISKNLTVTLEGYYKWSRNILGYKPGASFLLLDDPTEAQNFTWQDNVTAGEGQSYGAELLIQRKTGKLSGWIGYTLSWTRLRFDEINFGEYFWARYDRRHDLSLVLIYDLKENITLSGTWVYGTGNAITLPLGEYPGITHNPFIDLMGDENPYYYEYYNTITDYGEVNSYRMKAYHRLDFAIQFHKSKPGYERTWELGVYNAYNRKNPFFYFIENEYSESGSISKLKQVSIFPLIPSVSYNIKF, encoded by the coding sequence ATGCAAAAAATAATACTATTATCCCTTCTGCTCTTTATGTTGCAGGAGTGCTCCCTTTATGCCCAGCAAAAATATTCCGTGAGCGGGTATGTCCGTGAAAAGAACAGCAGAGAATTGTTGCCGGGCGTAAATATATATATTCCTGAAATCCGCAACGGTACGGTTACGAATAATTACGGTTTCTACTCTGTTACCCTGCCTGCCGGCAAATACCTGATCAGCTATTCCTATGTCGGCTACAAATACGAATCCAGGGAAGTTAACCTGAATTCAAACCTGATGATCGATGTAGAGCTTGATCCCAGCCTAAACCTCAGCGAAGTCATCATCACCGCCGAAAAAGCAGAAAGGGTCAGTGAGAGCAACCGCATCAGCATGATCACGCTGCCGGTGCAGCAAATACGGGATATTCCTGCCCTGCTGGGTGAAAAAGATGTTTTCAAAGCGCTTCAACTGATGCCCGGAGTTCAGAAAGGCTCCGAAGGAAGCAGTGGCCTTTATGTGCGCGGAGGCGGTCCCGATCAGAATCTTATCATCCTGGATGATGCTCCGGTATATAATGCCAGCCACCTTTTCGGATTTTTCTCCATCTTCAATGGTGATGCACTTAAAAGCGTGGAGCTCACCAAGGGCGGATTTCCGGCCCGTTACGGCGGACGGCTTTCGTCAGTGGTTGAAATGACCATGAAGGATGGCAATAAGCAGAAATTTTCAGGAGAGGCAGGCATAGGTCTGATTTCTTCAAGGCTGGTGCTGGAAGGGCCATTGAAAAAAGACACCTCTTCATTTCTTATATCAGCCCGGAGAACCTATCTGGATGTCATTATAAAGCCTTTCGTGCCATCCGAAAGCCAGGGCGGATATTACTTCTACGACCTGAATGCAAAACTGAATTATGACTTCGGCCCCAGAAATAAACTATACCTGTCGGGTTACTTTGGAAGAGACAAATTCCAGTTTGTGGACAGATACAGTTATGACAACAACAGTTACAAGAACAAAGGTGGATTGTACTGGCAAAACGCGACCGGCACCCTGCGCTGGAACCATCTCTTCACCGAACGGATTTTTGCTAATACTTCCCTGATCTTCAGCCGGTACAACCTCACGATCTTCAATGAAGAAAAAGATAATTCAGGTACTTATACACTTGACTACAACTCTGGTATCCGCGACATTGCCTTCCGGCACGATCTCGAATATCATTTATCAACATCCTACAGGCTCAGGGCCGGATTACAATCCACAACCCATTTGTTCACACCTTCGGCCATCGTTGAAAAAAACAGTCAGACGCTGCTTGATTACAAACAGAAAACGAAGTACAATTCACTTGAATCCGGTGTTTATCTTGAGAATCATTTTAACATCAACAACCGGTTTCAGGCTAATGCCGGCATACGTTTAAGCCATTTTATCGCCGACGGCAAACATTACTTTTCTCCCGAGCCGCGCCTTTCTGCCAATTTCTTAATCAAAGAAGGGTTCTCCGTGAAAACCGCCTTTGCCGAAATGAACCAGTACATTCATTTGCTCAGCAATACCGGCATCGGATTGCCGACTGATCTTTGGGTACCTTCTACCGACAGGGTAAAACCACAGAACTCGAGGCAAATTTCAGGTGGTCTGGCTAAAGACATGATCAGCAAGAATCTGACAGTGACCCTTGAGGGATATTACAAATGGAGCAGGAATATATTGGGATATAAGCCCGGCGCGAGCTTTCTCCTGCTTGACGACCCTACCGAAGCCCAGAATTTCACCTGGCAGGATAATGTTACAGCCGGAGAAGGTCAGTCGTACGGCGCAGAACTGCTGATACAGCGAAAAACCGGCAAACTGAGCGGCTGGATAGGTTATACCCTGTCATGGACCCGGCTCAGGTTCGATGAAATTAATTTCGGCGAATATTTCTGGGCCAGGTACGATCGCCGGCATGACCTTTCTTTGGTGCTGATCTACGACCTTAAGGAGAATATCACCCTGTCAGGCACCTGGGTATACGGAACCGGCAACGCCATCACCCTGCCACTGGGAGAATATCCGGGAATCACCCACAATCCGTTTATTGATTTGATGGGAGACGAAAATCCTTACTATTATGAGTATTACAACACCATTACCGATTATGGCGAGGTAAACTCTTACAGGATGAAGGCCTATCACCGTCTCGATTTTGCGATTCAGTTCCATAAAAGTAAACCGGGGTATGAGAGGACCTGGGAACTTGGCGTGTACAACGCCTATAACCGGAAAAATCCTTTCTTCTATTTTATCGAAAATGAGTACAGTGAGTCAGGGAGCATCAGCAAGCTCAAGCAGGTCTCAATTTTCCCGCTGATTCCATCTGTTTCCTATAACATTAAGTTCTGA
- a CDS encoding DUF4249 domain-containing protein: MKIKTIRLILIFATALPITACEDMISEVDVPESDPKIVVYSVISPQDEFITVKVYKSRALYSLTPQHSWEESFPVIPDATVRISNGVDWLQLPYNAETRSYRISSVNMPVQASQTYYLDIKAPGGYAAEANCTVPAGIPPDIEITATEYVENYGEQSAMVSFRFKDIPGNGHFYRVLPGTYFSDEYYGDNFFSETGLSRGESVFSDKNREGAFFNFRTSEIYNGNNPDNRLLIWSSVTDEDYYNYHHSVMSFQGDNPFSEPSPVFTNIDGGLGIFAAVNGRLQEFSLNQQ; the protein is encoded by the coding sequence ATGAAAATCAAGACAATAAGGCTGATTCTCATCTTTGCCACAGCCCTGCCCATTACAGCCTGCGAAGATATGATCTCAGAAGTGGATGTGCCCGAATCGGATCCCAAAATCGTAGTCTATTCGGTAATTTCCCCTCAGGATGAATTCATCACTGTAAAGGTATATAAAAGCCGGGCATTGTACAGCCTTACACCCCAGCACTCCTGGGAAGAATCATTCCCGGTAATTCCGGATGCAACTGTCAGGATTTCAAACGGAGTCGATTGGTTGCAGTTACCCTACAACGCTGAAACAAGGTCATACCGGATTTCTTCGGTAAATATGCCGGTGCAGGCGTCACAAACCTATTATCTCGACATCAAAGCTCCCGGCGGATACGCTGCAGAAGCCAACTGCACAGTTCCTGCCGGCATCCCGCCTGACATTGAAATTACGGCAACAGAATATGTCGAAAATTATGGAGAGCAGTCTGCTATGGTTAGTTTCAGGTTTAAGGATATCCCTGGAAACGGGCACTTTTACAGAGTTTTACCAGGGACGTATTTCAGTGATGAATACTACGGAGATAATTTCTTCAGTGAAACCGGCCTCAGCAGGGGCGAAAGCGTTTTCTCGGATAAGAACCGTGAGGGTGCTTTTTTCAATTTCAGAACATCAGAAATATACAATGGGAACAACCCGGATAACAGGTTGCTGATATGGTCTTCGGTTACCGATGAAGATTATTATAATTATCACCATTCGGTGATGTCATTTCAGGGTGACAATCCTTTCTCAGAGCCTTCACCTGTTTTTACAAATATTGATGGAGGGCTGGGCATTTTTGCCGCTGTCAACGGAAGGTTGCAGGAATTCAGCCTGAATCAGCAGTAA
- a CDS encoding dihydrofolate reductase — protein MKTISIIVAIADNLAIGKDNRLLWHIPEDLKRFKALTTGHTIVMGKRTFESLPLRPLPNRRSVVITDVPGEQIPGCVMAYSIDDAIEKMEDGRENFIIGGGMVYKQFMPLAHKLYLTLVHKEFDADTFYPEINFDEWAEVERTDVDAVESLGFSYSYVTYDRKQD, from the coding sequence ATGAAAACCATCTCAATTATAGTCGCCATTGCCGACAATCTGGCCATTGGAAAAGATAACCGCCTGCTCTGGCATATCCCCGAAGACCTGAAGCGTTTCAAAGCCCTTACTACCGGTCACACCATCGTAATGGGTAAACGCACATTCGAATCATTGCCATTGCGCCCCCTGCCTAACCGCAGGAGCGTTGTGATTACGGATGTGCCGGGAGAGCAGATTCCCGGTTGTGTGATGGCATATTCCATTGATGATGCCATTGAGAAAATGGAAGACGGCCGTGAGAATTTCATCATTGGCGGTGGCATGGTTTACAAGCAGTTTATGCCCCTTGCCCATAAACTTTACCTCACACTTGTGCACAAGGAGTTTGATGCGGATACTTTCTATCCGGAAATAAACTTCGATGAATGGGCCGAAGTGGAAAGAACCGATGTGGATGCCGTTGAATCACTGGGATTTAGCTACTCTTATGTGACTTACGATCGGAAGCAGGACTGA
- a CDS encoding thymidylate synthase, which produces MKQYHDLLRHVMDNGIRKDDRTGTGTISVFGYQMRFNLEEGFPVLTTKKLHLRSIIYELLWFLKGDTNIRYLHDNKVSIWDEWADENGDLGPVYGRQWRSWATADGRTIDQISEVLKLIREKPDSRRMMVSAWNPGEVEQMALPPCHVLFQFYVANGKLSCQLYQRSADIFLGVPFNIASYALLTMMMAQVTGLKPGEFIHTFGDAHIYLNHTDQVALQLSRDLRPLPRMVINPEVKDIFNFRFEDFSLVDYNPHPHIKAPVAV; this is translated from the coding sequence ATGAAGCAATACCATGATCTGCTCCGGCATGTAATGGATAACGGCATCCGCAAAGATGACCGCACCGGGACAGGTACGATCAGTGTTTTTGGTTACCAGATGCGGTTTAACCTTGAAGAGGGTTTTCCTGTGCTTACGACCAAAAAGCTGCACCTGAGGTCCATCATCTATGAGTTGCTGTGGTTTCTGAAAGGAGATACCAACATCAGGTATCTGCATGACAACAAAGTGTCCATCTGGGACGAGTGGGCCGATGAGAACGGCGACCTCGGCCCGGTTTACGGAAGGCAATGGCGCTCATGGGCAACTGCTGACGGCAGAACGATTGATCAGATCAGTGAAGTGCTGAAACTGATCAGGGAAAAACCGGATTCGCGCCGGATGATGGTGAGTGCCTGGAACCCCGGCGAAGTGGAACAGATGGCGCTGCCTCCCTGTCATGTGCTTTTCCAGTTCTATGTTGCCAATGGGAAACTATCCTGTCAGCTTTACCAGCGCAGCGCGGATATCTTCCTTGGTGTGCCTTTCAATATAGCCTCCTATGCATTGCTGACAATGATGATGGCTCAGGTTACAGGGCTGAAGCCGGGGGAGTTTATTCATACATTCGGCGATGCGCATATTTATCTTAATCACACCGATCAGGTTGCCTTGCAACTGAGCCGTGACTTAAGGCCGCTCCCCCGTATGGTTATTAACCCGGAAGTGAAAGATATTTTTAATTTCAGGTTTGAGGATTTTTCTCTTGTTGATTATAATCCGCATCCCCATATCAAGGCTCCGGTGGCTGTCTGA